A region of Geobacillus sp. 46C-IIa DNA encodes the following proteins:
- a CDS encoding CdaR family transcriptional regulator: MPSYTDPFRGEFDSLEEFADRVSDVLRCPVTIEDANHRLIAYSAHDDYTDPARTATIISRRVPEKVINSLWKQGAIPALLKSREPVRVPPIEDVGLGSRVAVSIWKNDEVIGFIWVLETNRTLTPEEMEWLKLAAKAAKNKVLQLYMRKNKKEERVQELFWKLLTGHIATEDEVRAHLAAIQIMAAPQFAVVVFRFAADLTAEMERQISYLLQTTQQLSLLLYTTDGRDVILLAAPKTDQPLKELNAFIESFSAKMKERFHIHDVQSGFGGVYESYRLIEKSYREALAVLALKEKFGSEIKAVYGYAQLGIYQFFDFLLEQKRQGEWTNPALAKLHMYDQKHHSDLVKTFETFFDHNENVQETADALNVHPNTLAYRLKRIADIAELDLNDMNQKIKLYIDIKLAKYEAHN; the protein is encoded by the coding sequence ATGCCCTCGTATACCGACCCGTTCCGCGGCGAGTTTGACAGCCTTGAAGAGTTTGCCGATCGCGTCAGCGATGTGCTGCGCTGCCCGGTGACGATCGAAGACGCGAACCATCGGCTCATCGCCTACAGCGCCCATGATGATTACACCGACCCAGCGCGGACGGCGACGATCATCAGCCGGCGCGTGCCGGAAAAAGTGATCAACAGCTTATGGAAGCAAGGCGCCATCCCGGCGCTGCTGAAAAGCCGCGAGCCGGTGCGCGTGCCGCCCATTGAAGATGTCGGCCTCGGCAGCCGCGTCGCTGTCTCGATCTGGAAAAACGATGAGGTGATCGGCTTCATTTGGGTACTCGAAACAAACCGGACGCTCACGCCTGAGGAAATGGAATGGCTGAAGCTGGCGGCCAAAGCAGCGAAAAACAAAGTGCTGCAGCTGTATATGCGCAAAAACAAAAAAGAAGAGCGGGTGCAAGAGCTGTTTTGGAAACTGCTCACCGGCCATATCGCGACCGAAGACGAAGTCCGCGCCCATCTTGCCGCGATACAAATTATGGCAGCGCCACAGTTTGCTGTCGTTGTCTTCCGTTTTGCGGCCGATTTGACCGCTGAAATGGAACGGCAAATTTCCTACCTGTTGCAAACGACCCAGCAACTTTCGCTCCTCCTTTATACGACCGACGGCCGCGATGTGATTTTGCTGGCGGCGCCGAAAACGGACCAGCCGTTAAAAGAACTGAACGCATTCATCGAGTCGTTTTCCGCAAAAATGAAGGAGCGGTTTCATATTCACGATGTGCAAAGCGGATTCGGCGGCGTGTACGAGTCATATCGGCTGATCGAAAAAAGCTATCGCGAAGCGCTCGCTGTGCTAGCGCTGAAAGAAAAATTCGGCAGCGAAATAAAGGCCGTTTACGGCTACGCCCAGCTCGGCATTTATCAGTTTTTTGATTTTCTGCTTGAACAAAAGCGGCAAGGGGAATGGACCAACCCCGCTTTGGCCAAGCTGCACATGTACGATCAAAAGCATCATAGCGACTTAGTGAAAACGTTCGAAACATTTTTTGATCATAATGAAAACGTACAAGAAACTGCCGACGCTCTCAACGTTCACCCGAACACGCTCGCCTACCGGCTGAAGAGAATCGCTGACATCGCCGAGCTGGATCTCAATGACATGAATCAAAAAATCAAATTATATATCGATATTAAATTAGCAAAATATGAAGCGCATAACTAA
- a CDS encoding GntR family transcriptional regulator, translated as MSQAQPDRSAPFYEQIYHLLRKKILQGEFKPGQRIYEAKLARELNVSRSPVREAVRALEKEGLLQIDHKSRITVYEPTMRNVEEIYQCRMSLESLAVKLACERMSVSQLDEIEEVLRQTEQSIIIGDLESVIAFNVQFHDFIVLFSGNSELGKLLGGLRSLTYYYRTLNVYGPGRANQILEEHKQIFSKMKERKADEAAETMKVHIQHDLLHLKNLLTKESQQARGKKP; from the coding sequence ATGAGTCAAGCTCAACCGGACCGATCCGCTCCCTTTTACGAGCAAATTTATCATTTGCTGCGCAAGAAAATTCTTCAAGGAGAATTCAAACCCGGACAACGTATTTACGAAGCAAAGCTGGCCAGAGAATTAAATGTAAGTAGAAGTCCGGTGCGTGAGGCTGTAAGGGCGCTTGAAAAAGAGGGATTACTCCAAATTGATCATAAATCGCGGATCACCGTATACGAACCGACGATGAGGAATGTGGAGGAGATTTATCAATGCCGCATGTCCCTTGAATCGTTGGCTGTTAAACTGGCTTGTGAACGGATGTCTGTCTCTCAATTGGATGAGATTGAAGAAGTGCTCCGCCAAACAGAACAAAGCATTATAATCGGTGACCTTGAATCCGTGATTGCATTCAATGTCCAGTTTCACGATTTTATTGTTTTGTTCAGCGGTAATAGCGAGCTAGGCAAGTTGTTAGGAGGACTTAGGTCGCTAACGTACTATTATCGGACGCTAAACGTGTACGGACCAGGGAGGGCAAACCAAATTTTAGAGGAACACAAGCAAATTTTTTCTAAAATGAAAGAACGAAAAGCGGATGAAGCGGCGGAAACAATGAAAGTGCATATTCAACATGACTTGCTTCACTTAAAGAACCTGTTAACAAAGGAAAGCCAACAAGCAAGGGGGAAGAAGCCTTGA
- a CDS encoding tartrate dehydrogenase, which yields MKKWEIAVIPGDGIGKEVVPAALDVLQAVADVHGGIAFSFTEFPWSCDYYVEHGQMMPDDGLSTLRNFDAIFLGAVGNPKLVPDHISLWGLLLKIRREFEQVINIRPAKYFRGLSSPLAEPRDFDFIVVRENSEGEYSEVGGRIHRGEDEIAIQNAVFTRKGTERAMRYAFELARKRKGHVTSATKSNGIFHTMPFWDEVFADVKRDYPDVATASYHIDALAAFFVTRPHTFDVVVASNLFGDILTDLGGAIMGSIGIAPAANINVNGNYPSMFEPVHGSAPDIYGKGIANPIGQIWTAKLMLDHFGEEELGSLLLKTVEDVTSDGVKTPDLGGTAATKEVAAEICRRLRAYA from the coding sequence TTGAAAAAGTGGGAAATCGCCGTCATTCCGGGCGACGGCATCGGCAAGGAAGTGGTGCCAGCAGCGCTTGACGTGCTGCAGGCGGTCGCCGATGTCCATGGGGGAATAGCGTTTTCGTTCACCGAATTTCCGTGGAGCTGCGATTACTATGTTGAACACGGCCAAATGATGCCGGATGACGGGTTATCGACTTTGCGAAATTTTGATGCGATTTTTCTGGGGGCGGTCGGCAATCCGAAGCTTGTCCCTGACCATATTTCATTATGGGGATTGCTGCTAAAAATTCGCCGCGAATTTGAACAAGTGATCAACATTCGCCCGGCGAAATATTTCCGCGGCTTATCCTCGCCGCTGGCCGAGCCGCGCGACTTTGATTTCATCGTCGTTCGCGAAAACAGTGAAGGGGAATATAGCGAAGTCGGCGGGCGCATTCACCGCGGGGAAGATGAAATCGCCATCCAAAATGCCGTGTTTACCCGCAAAGGAACGGAGCGGGCGATGCGGTATGCATTTGAGCTGGCCCGAAAGCGGAAAGGGCATGTGACGAGCGCGACGAAATCGAACGGCATTTTCCATACGATGCCGTTTTGGGATGAAGTGTTCGCCGACGTCAAGCGCGACTACCCGGATGTCGCGACCGCGTCGTACCATATTGACGCGTTAGCCGCCTTTTTCGTGACAAGGCCGCATACGTTTGACGTCGTTGTCGCGAGCAACTTGTTCGGCGACATTTTGACTGACCTTGGCGGCGCCATTATGGGCAGCATCGGCATCGCCCCGGCCGCGAACATTAACGTCAACGGCAACTATCCATCAATGTTTGAGCCGGTGCACGGCTCGGCGCCGGACATTTACGGCAAAGGCATCGCCAACCCGATCGGGCAAATTTGGACGGCGAAACTCATGCTCGATCATTTCGGAGAGGAAGAGCTCGGATCCCTCTTGTTAAAAACGGTTGAGGATGTCACCTCCGACGGCGTCAAAACGCCGGACCTCGGCGGCACGGCGGCGACGAAGGAAGTGGCCGCGGAAATTTGCCGGCGCCTGCGGGCGTACGCGTAA
- a CDS encoding tripartite tricarboxylate transporter TctB family protein has protein sequence MAAELFRRRVLPPLPYAKNAAGQLGGRMRYISADRIGGVVTILAGGIALAEAVRLYPTRVSLLVGDHTMPAVVGFLMAVLGVLLLFAKGSAFHVEFPDRKTMLGIISTIGLLLVYWILFQFVGYVVSTFIASVLLFRVIGSYPLFPRALLFGAALTAFLYVAFVYLLSISFPKGLIGI, from the coding sequence GTGGCGGCTGAATTGTTTCGACGCCGTGTTCTTCCCCCTTTACCCTATGCAAAGAATGCGGCTGGGCAACTAGGGGGAAGGATGAGGTATATATCCGCAGACCGCATTGGCGGCGTTGTAACCATTTTAGCAGGCGGAATCGCGCTGGCTGAGGCCGTACGTTTATACCCGACGCGGGTCAGCTTGTTGGTCGGCGACCATACAATGCCTGCTGTTGTCGGTTTCCTTATGGCTGTCTTAGGCGTTTTGCTTCTTTTCGCGAAGGGAAGCGCGTTTCACGTCGAATTTCCTGACCGGAAGACAATGTTGGGGATTATTAGTACAATTGGATTGTTACTCGTTTACTGGATTTTATTTCAGTTTGTTGGTTATGTTGTCAGTACGTTTATTGCCTCTGTCTTGTTGTTTAGAGTGATCGGTTCTTATCCGCTTTTCCCCCGGGCGCTACTGTTCGGGGCTGCACTGACAGCGTTTTTGTATGTTGCATTCGTATATTTGTTATCCATTTCATTTCCTAAAGGGCTGATAGGGATATAA
- a CDS encoding tripartite tricarboxylate transporter permease yields MEALSMLLSGFSEAFTPLNLLAALVGAFVGTLVGMLPGLGPTSAIAILLPLTTVLGPTQGIIMLAGIYYGAMYGGSTTAILLNIPGEVSSVPTCLDGYPMAKQGRAGVALGIAAIASFIAGIIGVIGLVFFAPLLADQALKFGPPEYFSLMLLALTVIVSLAGNSLLKGLIMGLFGYLLAMVGMGPSGQVRFHFGIDALSAGFDMISIIIGLFAVTEVLKGMEEKHAAISASNIGSVYPKWPDFKQSFPSIMRGSFIGFLLGLLPGCSTAVSTFLAYDVEKKVSKDKASFGKGAIQGVAAPESANNATSSAGFIPLFALGIPSSAPLAILLAGLMIYGLAPGPVLFEQNGSFVWTVIASMFIGNIMLLILNLPLVGFWAKLTQIPFGIISPVILVLCFVGSYTVRNNVLDVLVTIVFGILGYIFYKYRWPVVPLILCYILGPMLEQSFVQSLSMSGGSFSIFVERPISLAILIGASILLFVSLVLIRRTKSSVKQAVGSEVDIAG; encoded by the coding sequence ATGGAAGCATTGAGCATGCTTCTATCGGGATTTTCGGAAGCGTTTACACCGTTGAATCTGTTAGCTGCTTTAGTCGGGGCGTTTGTTGGTACTCTTGTCGGCATGTTGCCAGGGCTAGGGCCGACATCAGCAATTGCCATTTTGCTTCCCCTAACAACGGTGCTTGGGCCGACCCAAGGGATTATTATGCTCGCTGGAATTTATTACGGAGCAATGTATGGAGGATCCACAACCGCCATCTTGCTTAACATTCCTGGGGAAGTATCATCTGTTCCGACTTGCCTTGACGGTTATCCGATGGCTAAACAAGGGAGAGCAGGGGTAGCGCTCGGCATTGCAGCAATTGCTTCCTTCATTGCGGGAATCATCGGGGTAATCGGTTTAGTGTTTTTCGCCCCATTGCTTGCCGATCAGGCACTAAAGTTCGGGCCGCCTGAATATTTTTCCTTAATGTTGCTAGCGCTTACAGTCATTGTAAGCTTGGCGGGTAACTCTTTGCTTAAAGGGCTGATTATGGGGTTATTTGGCTATTTGTTAGCCATGGTGGGAATGGGACCTTCCGGACAAGTCCGTTTTCATTTTGGCATCGATGCACTAAGTGCTGGGTTTGATATGATTAGCATCATTATCGGCTTGTTTGCCGTAACGGAAGTGTTAAAGGGAATGGAAGAAAAGCATGCCGCTATTTCAGCAAGCAACATCGGCAGCGTTTACCCAAAGTGGCCTGATTTCAAACAAAGTTTCCCGTCCATTATGCGAGGAAGTTTCATTGGCTTTTTGTTAGGCCTTTTGCCAGGCTGTTCAACGGCTGTCTCCACATTTTTAGCCTACGATGTAGAAAAGAAAGTATCAAAAGATAAAGCAAGTTTCGGGAAAGGCGCTATCCAAGGCGTGGCAGCGCCGGAATCAGCGAACAATGCGACGAGTTCAGCTGGGTTTATCCCTTTGTTTGCATTAGGAATACCGAGTTCTGCTCCGCTCGCTATTTTATTAGCCGGGTTAATGATTTACGGATTGGCGCCAGGTCCGGTATTGTTTGAACAAAACGGGAGTTTCGTTTGGACTGTAATCGCCAGCATGTTTATCGGGAACATCATGTTGCTAATCCTAAACCTCCCGCTCGTCGGTTTTTGGGCAAAACTGACGCAAATTCCATTTGGCATCATTAGTCCTGTTATTCTCGTTCTTTGCTTCGTCGGTTCTTACACGGTCAGAAATAACGTATTGGATGTGCTTGTAACTATTGTATTTGGCATACTCGGTTACATTTTCTATAAATATCGGTGGCCTGTTGTCCCGCTTATTTTATGTTATATTCTTGGGCCGATGCTCGAACAATCTTTTGTTCAGTCGTTATCTATGTCAGGAGGTAGTTTTTCCATTTTTGTTGAGCGCCCGATTTCCTTGGCGATTTTAATTGGCGCATCTATTCTTCTCTTTGTTTCGCTTGTCCTGATTAGACGTACGAAATCGAGCGTCAAGCAAGCAGTTGGTTCGGAAGTAGACATCGCCGGCTAA
- a CDS encoding tripartite tricarboxylate transporter substrate binding protein — MKRIKKVANLLVSVALLGVLAAGCSQETAKNSPAGSSEKEVKYPTKPIEITVPFAAGGGTDLNARAMSEYLSEKWGQPINVVNKPGAGGATGTLEVLKKGSKDGYSILTQSASAGSALFAGNQNLPFKLEDLRFIARLAVDPLAYVVKADAPWNNLKEFNEWVKQNPDKLTFASNGTTAIATFGVIQWMDSIGADFSKAKLVMTNGSGDALPKVAGGHIVLGVQGVSEVANLVKAGKLKILGIASSERSPYFPDVPTLEEQGVKGVTVTQWYGVSAPKEVPDEIVKKWEKSIEEMLNDPAYQEKLKSIVVQPSYLNSDEFTKYVKDEVERFKQIANEKGLVK; from the coding sequence ATGAAGAGAATAAAAAAAGTCGCAAATTTGCTGGTGAGTGTGGCACTGTTGGGAGTGCTGGCGGCTGGCTGCTCGCAGGAAACTGCAAAGAACAGCCCAGCTGGGTCAAGCGAAAAAGAGGTAAAATATCCGACAAAGCCAATCGAAATTACCGTTCCGTTTGCTGCTGGGGGAGGAACTGATTTAAATGCAAGAGCCATGAGCGAATACTTAAGTGAAAAGTGGGGGCAACCGATCAACGTAGTGAACAAACCAGGAGCAGGTGGGGCTACCGGTACGTTGGAAGTGCTGAAGAAAGGATCGAAAGATGGCTACTCGATCTTGACACAAAGCGCTTCTGCCGGATCAGCGCTCTTTGCAGGAAATCAGAACTTGCCGTTTAAATTGGAAGACTTGCGCTTTATCGCCAGATTGGCTGTTGATCCGCTCGCTTATGTCGTTAAAGCGGATGCCCCTTGGAACAATTTAAAAGAGTTTAATGAGTGGGTGAAACAAAACCCAGACAAACTGACCTTTGCGAGCAACGGCACCACCGCGATTGCGACGTTTGGCGTTATCCAATGGATGGATAGCATCGGCGCGGACTTTTCCAAAGCAAAACTCGTCATGACGAACGGGTCAGGAGATGCGCTTCCAAAGGTAGCCGGTGGCCATATTGTGCTCGGCGTGCAAGGGGTCAGTGAAGTCGCCAACCTAGTCAAAGCAGGGAAGCTAAAAATATTAGGCATTGCTTCGTCAGAGCGAAGCCCTTATTTCCCAGACGTTCCAACGCTTGAAGAGCAAGGAGTCAAAGGTGTCACTGTCACTCAATGGTATGGGGTTTCGGCGCCAAAGGAAGTTCCGGACGAAATCGTGAAAAAGTGGGAGAAATCGATTGAAGAAATGTTGAACGATCCTGCCTACCAAGAGAAGTTGAAGTCGATTGTCGTCCAGCCTTCGTACTTAAATTCTGATGAATTTACAAAGTATGTGAAAGATGAAGTTGAAAGATTCAAACAAATAGCGAATGAAAAAGGATTAGTCAAGTAA
- a CDS encoding PTS glucose transporter subunit IIA → MFKKWLGKQPPKEETIVAPLSGTIVPLEDVPDPVFAQKMMGDGLAIDPTDGDVVAPVDGEIIQLFPTKHAVGLRSEAGVELLIHVGIDTVSMNGEGFTAYVKAGDRVKRGERLLSVDFSLVREKAKSAVTPIIITNGDALESLEKKAEASATKGETILLHVQTK, encoded by the coding sequence TTGTTCAAAAAATGGCTTGGCAAACAACCACCGAAGGAAGAAACGATCGTTGCGCCGCTGAGTGGAACAATCGTGCCGCTTGAGGACGTGCCTGACCCGGTGTTTGCGCAAAAAATGATGGGCGACGGCCTCGCTATTGACCCGACGGACGGGGACGTCGTCGCTCCGGTGGATGGCGAAATCATTCAGCTCTTTCCGACGAAACATGCCGTCGGTTTGCGCTCGGAAGCAGGTGTTGAGCTGCTGATTCACGTTGGCATCGACACCGTATCGATGAACGGGGAAGGGTTTACCGCCTATGTGAAGGCCGGCGATCGGGTGAAGCGGGGCGAGCGGCTCCTTTCCGTTGACTTTTCGCTCGTTCGCGAGAAAGCGAAAAGCGCGGTCACGCCGATCATTATCACGAACGGCGATGCGCTCGAAAGCCTTGAGAAAAAGGCAGAAGCCTCGGCGACAAAAGGGGAGACGATCCTGTTGCATGTCCAAACGAAATGA
- a CDS encoding PRD domain-containing protein — protein sequence MAFRIHRILNNNAAVVIDEGKEKIVMGPGIAFQKRKNDLISPDRIEKIFVMAEENERFQQLLRTLPEEHIDIAEEIISYAEGKLRAPLSDHIHIALTDHLSFAIERLKQGYRIQNKLLNEIKVLYKAEYEIGLWAKQLIKERLGIEIPDDEAAHIALHIHTAKLDAASMNKTLRETTFIHELVDLIQTELVISVDEESISYQRLLTHLRFALSRIENGEPIHSMDEEMLALIQTKYASEWACAQKVAAYAAKEYGIRFPEEELAYIVLHIQRLRKR from the coding sequence ATGGCGTTTCGGATCCATAGGATTTTAAACAATAACGCCGCTGTCGTGATCGACGAGGGCAAGGAGAAAATCGTGATGGGTCCGGGGATTGCGTTTCAAAAAAGGAAAAATGATCTTATCTCTCCGGACCGCATTGAAAAAATTTTCGTCATGGCAGAAGAAAATGAAAGGTTCCAGCAGTTGCTTCGCACGCTGCCAGAGGAACATATCGATATTGCCGAAGAAATTATCAGCTATGCGGAAGGAAAGTTGCGAGCGCCGCTGAGCGACCATATCCATATCGCACTGACCGACCATTTGTCATTTGCCATTGAGCGGCTGAAGCAAGGCTACCGCATTCAAAACAAATTACTCAATGAAATTAAGGTGTTATATAAAGCGGAGTATGAAATCGGGTTATGGGCGAAACAGCTGATTAAAGAGCGGCTTGGCATTGAGATTCCCGATGACGAAGCTGCTCATATCGCCCTCCATATCCATACGGCGAAACTCGACGCCGCCAGCATGAACAAAACGCTGCGGGAGACGACGTTCATTCATGAACTTGTTGATCTCATTCAAACAGAGCTTGTCATATCGGTCGATGAAGAAAGCATTTCATACCAGCGGTTGCTCACCCATTTGCGGTTTGCCTTAAGCCGCATTGAAAACGGGGAACCGATTCATTCCATGGATGAGGAGATGCTTGCACTCATTCAGACGAAATATGCGAGCGAGTGGGCGTGCGCGCAAAAAGTGGCAGCCTATGCCGCGAAGGAATATGGCATCCGCTTTCCGGAAGAAGAACTCGCTTATATCGTTCTCCACATTCAACGATTGAGAAAGCGTTGA
- a CDS encoding sucrose-specific PTS transporter subunit IIBC: protein MNYEHIARQLIPLLGGKENVISATHCATRLRLVLKDDRKADAKAIENVEGVKRAFSSSGQFQIIFGTGVVNKVYEAFAREAGVAQGGADAYQEAIKQKMNPLARFAKTLSNIFVPIIPAIVASGLLMGLLGMMKAFKWVAADSALYILLDMFSSAAFIILPILIGFSAAKEFGGTPFLGAVIGGIMTHPALLNPWGLAEAKPNYMEFLGFDIAMVGYQGTVVPILLATYVMSKIERGLRKVVPHAVSLLVVPFVTVILTGFITMLAIGPLGNLLGDGITTVLNFVYHYGGALAGLIFGGLYSMIVITGVHHSFHAIEANLLAKLGVNYLLPIWSMANVAQGGAGLAVFVKSKRAKTKEIALPAALSAFLGITEPVIFGVNLKYRKPFIAAAIGGALGGAYVVFMNVVANAYGLTGIPMIAIVAPQGLTNVMHYLIGFAIAVVSAFVATLLLKFREEE from the coding sequence ATGAACTACGAACACATTGCCAGACAGCTCATCCCGCTCCTTGGCGGGAAAGAGAACGTCATTAGCGCGACCCATTGCGCGACACGGCTTCGTCTTGTTTTAAAAGATGATCGAAAGGCTGATGCAAAGGCCATTGAAAACGTCGAAGGGGTCAAACGAGCGTTTTCCAGCTCCGGGCAGTTTCAAATTATTTTTGGCACCGGTGTGGTCAATAAAGTGTACGAGGCGTTCGCCCGGGAAGCAGGAGTGGCGCAGGGCGGTGCCGATGCGTATCAAGAAGCCATCAAGCAAAAAATGAATCCGCTCGCCCGCTTTGCGAAAACGTTGTCGAACATTTTCGTGCCAATCATCCCGGCGATCGTCGCGAGCGGTCTGCTTATGGGATTGCTCGGGATGATGAAAGCATTCAAGTGGGTGGCGGCGGACAGCGCCCTGTATATTTTGCTTGATATGTTCTCCAGTGCGGCGTTTATCATTTTGCCGATTTTAATCGGCTTCAGCGCGGCGAAAGAATTTGGCGGCACACCGTTTTTAGGGGCGGTCATCGGCGGGATTATGACCCACCCGGCGCTATTGAACCCGTGGGGGCTGGCGGAAGCGAAGCCGAATTATATGGAATTTCTCGGCTTTGATATTGCCATGGTCGGGTATCAAGGGACAGTGGTGCCGATTTTGCTGGCGACGTATGTAATGAGCAAAATTGAGCGCGGATTGCGCAAAGTTGTTCCCCATGCCGTCAGCTTGCTTGTCGTTCCGTTTGTGACCGTCATTTTGACCGGGTTTATTACGATGTTAGCCATCGGTCCGCTCGGCAATTTGCTTGGTGATGGCATTACAACCGTGTTGAACTTTGTTTACCATTATGGCGGCGCGTTAGCCGGCCTGATCTTCGGCGGGTTGTACTCGATGATCGTTATTACTGGCGTGCACCATAGCTTCCATGCGATTGAAGCGAACTTGTTGGCGAAGCTTGGCGTCAACTATTTGTTGCCGATTTGGTCGATGGCTAACGTCGCCCAAGGCGGGGCTGGCTTAGCTGTTTTCGTCAAATCGAAGCGGGCAAAAACGAAAGAAATTGCGCTGCCAGCGGCTTTATCGGCGTTTTTAGGCATCACCGAGCCGGTCATTTTCGGGGTGAACTTAAAATACCGGAAGCCGTTTATTGCCGCAGCCATTGGCGGCGCGCTCGGCGGGGCGTACGTTGTGTTTATGAACGTGGTGGCGAACGCTTACGGGTTGACCGGTATCCCGATGATCGCCATCGTCGCGCCGCAAGGGCTCACGAACGTCATGCACTACTTAATCGGCTTTGCCATTGCAGTTGTTTCGGCGTTTGTGGCGACACTGCTTCTGAAATTCCGCGAAGAAGAGTGA
- a CDS encoding sucrose-6-phosphate hydrolase, with translation MKSEREQQLIEQAYAEIEKYQDLVNRDWYRLRYHLMPPVGLMNDPNGLIDWNGTYHVFYQWMPFCTGHGAKFWGHYTSPDLVHWQAAPIALAPSEWYDKNGCYSGSAVDHEGKLVLFYTGNVKDEQGNRQTYQCLSASEDGFHFTKKGVVITLPDGYTAHFRDPKVWRKDDQWYMIVGAQSESGDGKAVLFRSTDLFQWEHLGPIAGGNSNWLGPFGYMWECPDVFPLDGQDVLIVCPQGLKPDGMRYQNVYQSGYFVGRLDYERTEFLHGPFEELDRGFEFYAPQTMLDRHGRRILIGWMGVPDQDEDRQPTVRHRWVHALTLPRELRLVDGKLRQTPVRELKQLRKQKVAYRNVAIVNELRSWPGIEGDAIELRLDNIELFGIMLEIHLRHAARLVYNGDEGVLTLERKSFVNGLTEKRQCRLPRLRSLHLFLDTSSLELFVNDGEETFTARFFPHPDDRTILFGTHGHLHMDIEKWEL, from the coding sequence ATGAAATCCGAACGTGAACAGCAGCTCATCGAACAGGCCTATGCCGAAATCGAAAAGTATCAAGATCTCGTCAATCGCGACTGGTATCGACTTCGCTACCATCTCATGCCTCCGGTCGGGCTGATGAATGACCCGAACGGGCTGATCGACTGGAACGGAACGTATCATGTCTTTTATCAGTGGATGCCGTTTTGCACTGGCCATGGGGCAAAGTTCTGGGGACATTACACGTCCCCGGACTTGGTTCATTGGCAAGCAGCACCGATCGCCCTAGCGCCAAGTGAATGGTATGACAAAAACGGATGCTACTCCGGGAGTGCCGTTGACCATGAAGGAAAGCTTGTATTGTTTTATACTGGAAATGTGAAGGACGAACAAGGAAATCGCCAGACATACCAATGCTTGTCTGCATCCGAAGATGGGTTTCATTTTACAAAAAAGGGGGTCGTTATCACGCTCCCGGATGGCTACACTGCCCATTTCCGCGACCCGAAAGTATGGCGAAAAGACGATCAATGGTATATGATTGTCGGGGCGCAAAGCGAAAGCGGCGATGGAAAAGCCGTGCTGTTTCGTTCCACTGATCTTTTCCAATGGGAGCACCTTGGCCCGATTGCTGGCGGAAATTCGAACTGGCTCGGCCCGTTCGGTTATATGTGGGAATGCCCAGATGTATTTCCGTTGGACGGCCAGGACGTGCTCATCGTCTGCCCGCAAGGATTAAAACCGGATGGGATGCGCTATCAAAACGTTTATCAGTCAGGCTATTTTGTCGGCCGCCTCGATTACGAACGAACGGAATTTCTCCATGGGCCGTTTGAGGAGCTTGACCGCGGTTTTGAATTTTACGCCCCGCAAACGATGCTCGACCGGCATGGACGGCGCATTCTCATCGGCTGGATGGGTGTGCCCGACCAAGACGAAGACCGACAGCCAACCGTGCGCCATCGCTGGGTGCATGCCCTTACCTTGCCGCGAGAACTCCGCCTTGTCGACGGCAAGCTGAGACAGACGCCGGTCAGGGAACTGAAACAGTTGCGCAAACAAAAAGTAGCTTATCGAAACGTCGCTATTGTGAATGAACTGCGGTCATGGCCAGGGATCGAGGGAGACGCGATCGAGCTTCGCCTTGACAATATCGAACTGTTCGGGATCATGCTGGAAATCCATCTGCGTCATGCCGCCCGTCTCGTTTACAATGGCGATGAAGGCGTGTTGACACTTGAACGGAAAAGCTTCGTGAACGGGCTGACGGAAAAGCGGCAGTGCCGCTTGCCGCGCCTTCGTTCGCTTCACCTTTTCCTTGATACGTCATCGCTCGAACTGTTCGTCAATGACGGCGAAGAAACGTTCACCGCCCGGTTTTTCCCGCATCCGGATGACCGAACGATCCTGTTCGGAACCCATGGACATCTTCATATGGATATTGAGAAATGGGAACTGTAA